CTTTCTCACGTTGCAAATGTGCTTCACCTGCTGTAATAcaatataaaataaaggaaaattgttatgattttttggaaaaaaacctCAGAGAACAAGACCAGTGGTGCCTAAACTAAATGGAACGGGAAAGCACGTTGCCCTTATTCCCTTCTCCCCAGTCTGAGACAGAGCTGAAGTTACCTAGCTCTAGCCTGGCTCTGACAAAGTCAGTGTAGTTTTGATAGGACTGTATTTAGCCTCTAGTGATACAGCAGAGCAATATATTTTTAGGGTTAAATTGCTGTAACATTTCCAGTACTTCTAAGAAATTGatactgtccttttttttttttcttttctttccNNNNNNNNNNNNNNNNNNNNNNNNNNNNNNNNNNNNNNNNNNNNNNNNNNNNNNNNNNNNNNNNNNNNNNNNNNNNNNNNNNNNNNNNNNNNNNNNNNNNCTCCTTTTCCTCCATATATTTCTCCATATCTCTGCTCCTCCATTctaaacaggaaaagaagaattgcaATTGCATCTCCGCCCTGCATAAGTCTACAAGAGGCTCAGATGAAAAGGTGTCCCTCTGCTGGCTTGCTCGCATGCTTGAAGGTGGTGAAGATCCACTCTACGTGGCAAGGAGGCTGGTGCAGTTTGCAAGCGAGGATATAGGTACGTACTTTCATATTTCTTGATTGGGTATTATGTTAACTATGATCTGCCAGTCTTCTGATTTCCAAAGATGAGTACGTGGAAAAAACCAAGTAAATACCAAAACAAATACTCCATGTGCAATAGGTATGAAATAGTGAAATGGATCATGTCcaacaaaaagtaaatatattcaGACAGAAGCCTAGATTCGATGTCCTAGTGGtgacagctgcaggaggagcaaaGATTTTTGAGGTTAGGTTTGGACCGCGTGTAACTATCTGTTCTTTCAATTCTAGTCATGATTGTAGGTGTCGTCTTGTGTCACAGAGAATGTGTGTGGCAGGCATGCctgggttttttgtgtgttccaTTGTTCTAATgacttttttaatgtttaatgaAGCCCAAAGCTTACCATGACACGCAAACGTGACGATAGGTTTGGGTCAGTAGTTATGAGTCACGAGGGAATGTCACACCTGCGTGGTAGACTGGCTCCTCTCTGAGGCTCCTCACAGCAAGCCCCGCTGCCCTCCAAACTCAGCACCAAGCCAAGCAACCCCTGGGCAGTTGAGACGGGATCAGTTAGCACATGCCAGGGCTGAGGATGTGCAAGATGATCAAGGGCAAGTGTGCCCTGCGCTGGGGAGCCTATCGCTGGGCCCAGCGCTCCAGCTGCGGCCTCCTTAGATctgagcagaggggcaggatcaccgCCCTTTGCACGCTGGCAGCAGGCTGGCACCTcgtgcagcccagcccagcacttACCTTTGCGGGCAGCGCTCCTTGCCGGTTCAGCCGAGTGTCCGGCAGGACTCCTGGGTCCTGTCCAGCTGGGTGGCTCCGGCTGCGGAGTGGCCAGGAGGTGTTCCACCCCAGGTGCAGAAATTTGCCCTTCCACCCACTAGTTTAAGTGGTGGGATTATTGGAGTAACTTGTGCTCCATCTCCGCCTTGTTGAAGCCCTCACAAGTTTTGTTAGCACTGCCATGAGTGCCGATTCCTGGTGGTGGAAATAGGTTGCGTTTCTACACCCTNNNNNNNNNNNNNNNNNNNNNNNNNNNNNNNNNNNNNNNNNNNNNNNNNNNNNNNNNNNNNNNNNNNNNNNNNNNNNNNNNNNNNNNNNNNNNNNNNNNNAACTTAAGTACATCAATAGTTGCTGCTCTGATTTGGAGCTACAAATAATAAAACCTCCTAATACACATTTAAAGGTGTGCTCCTTAAATGCAGTTTAGCTCTGGCATGGCAATCCTCCTAGCTTACCAGCTTTCTAAGCTTAATTGAGCTGAGTAACATCCATAATGACACAATTAAAACATCATCTACTATTCAGATGCTTCTCTTCATAAGCCTATGAATTTTCTAAGAAGCAATATTAATTGAATTGTATTTGatttcttcaaataaatgaaatgatagAATTAGCATAATTAGTGTGAATTCAGTAGACATCCATGATTCAGCTATTCCTGTGTCTCATTTTGACTGTACAGATGTTGCTTTTAAAAGACCCTTATGGGAGGTACAGGTAGAGCTTCCTTCGAAATGTAACAGGATGCGAGTAGAGCTCCTTTATAcatctaaaacaaaaacaggaagtTACCCCAGACTTGTTATGCATTGTCTATTAAACTGGCCAAAAATATTCTTAACTGGACAGTTAAGGAAAAGACAATCTGTCTCAATCACCCAAAGATCACACTCTTTGACTCGCCATCCTACTACTGCTCCTTATTATCCTTCTGTTATAGCAGTGGATTTTTGCATATGGAGAGCTTCAGACATAAAGAATAGTTAATTTATTTGTGTGTATGTACGTGTACCTATACATTCTTTGGTGGATAAACATGCgaagaatatttttgtgtgCAGTTATCTGTATAAaagtatatatgtgtgtgtctgtgtgtacacatacatataaaaGCACTTTGGAGCACTTGGGCCTCATATTTTTTATGACAGTTTCAGCAAGGCAGAATCATCATCACATATTCCTACTATTGAGCTTACTGCAGAGTAGCAATGCACCTTGGCTACCTGCAAACAGCTGTAAAGATGGGCCACGCCTGCCTCTAAATTGTCTTCATTAATTCCTCTTGCTGGCCAACTGCTGGCATCTTGTACAAACGTGTGCAATGTAAGTTGTGGCACAGCCTGAGTGGGGCACGGCTGTGTGAAACTGTGCATCTCAGGGCTCTTGATCTGCCCGCTACAGTAAAATCTTTGTTCCTTGTGGAATGTGTGCCAGTGTACAGTATATATTTATCTGGTCTGAAATAAGCACAATGGGGAGCACACCCTCAGCCTCCTTCTCAGCGCGGGGCCTGTGGTGTGAGAGatataaagcagtatttttctcaCTGCCGGTAGGAATTCTGGTGGGAGCTCTGTTAGCACCAGCCCAAATTTCTTTAGCCCCTGCCTCACAAGGCTGGAATGGCTGCTTAAACCCAGGTTCAAAGCCTTTGGCCTCCAAGTGCTTTAATTTAGcactatttttgtttctctaacCTCTGTTTTTACTGCTTAAACCATCTAAGGTCTCCTTGTTTTGCAGGGAACTAAGCAGCTCCTTCTTATAATTAGATTAAAGATTATAAAATGAAGGCTTGGGTATTTTTTAATGACATTCaaactttgttttcatctttttataaCTTGtgcaaaattgctttttataaCTGTTGCCCAGCTTCTtcaaaatttgtcttttttttcttttttgtagctGTATTTCAAGCTTCTGTTttcatggtttaaaaaaaaatcatttgccagatgtttttcagcatttttattttatgcataAAATAAACCCTTCCCAGGTGTTTTTAGGTATGATTCACAACAGTGTAACTAAAGTAGTGATTCTTCTGATCCCCTTTTCTCAATAGAGGGATGGTGAAATTGGaagagtccagaggagagcaaCAACAATTTCCAAAGTCCAGTTTCTTCTCTCTTAAGAATTACATAAGCGAGGTAGGATTTCACAGGAAAAACTATTTAGGAGAGAAAGTGGTGCATGTTTACAAAACTCTGTCATGTGGATGAATGGATGGAATTGATCATTTGATTGGGAGTAAACAAATGAAGCTCTCAGAACCAGATGCTTCTCCCCCCTGGGCTTCCCCAACTCCAATGCTGTGTGCAAAGAAAAGGTTGACTAGATGAATGTTGCCAAAGAGCACTGACTGCTTAAAACTGATGTAAATCCATGAGAGGACCGAATAAAATACAGAGGAGAGATCTATTGGAGCTGATAAatatggagaaaacaaacatagCCCAGGAAATCCCCCAAACTAAATGTAGTCAGAGTTTGGGACAGTATTCAGGGGAAGTGCTTGTTCTTCCTGGTTTATAACCACTGTGTTGAAAAGTTTTGGAGTTAGAGAACCCTTGTTCTGAGCTAACTCTGCTGCTTTTGTATATGCTTACTTCATGCATAACTGGGCTGATACAGGCACTTATCAATGCGGATGTAAATGAGCTGACACACAGCAGCAAGTAGTATCCAGAAGTGTATCTTAATCATATTTGAGTATTTATCGTATATTgaataatatatgtatataatgcATGTGTATATAGCATGTATATAATAATATACATATGGAATAATATGTATATTAATCATATTCTTCACCAAATGATTAAACCTACTAAGCACTGCAGTAAGTGCAGCAAAGTAACACTTTGTTTGACAGTTGCAGCTTCTGCTTTCATGTCCACTTCTTTCTTGAATTCTCTGGTAACTGAACGTAGTTAAGATAAGGATGATTTCTCTCCTGTACAActttaatatttgcatttacTATCACATAGATTAGAAAAGATGTTCAAGATGGTCATGTCCGACTGTCAACctgaccatgtcccttagtaGCCTTATCATCCATGATAATCTCAGAGTTTTGAGTTGATTCTTATTTTCTCAgaaacgtttttttttttcttcatgggtTTAATGATGGAAGGACTTGGGAAGCTGCAAATTTTCACATTTGAAATTAGGcttatcattaaaataataattttaaaaactattgtATTCTGGTCTTGATTGCTTTGATGGAGACACCTCCCATTGTGGCATGTAATTCCTCAGTCCCATCTTTGCCCATGTCTCCGGTGTGAACTCCTCTGCAGGAAATAATGCATACAGGATGTGCTGGGAAATTCTGATATAGTTTCATTAGTTGTCCTTAGGGAATAACAGCAAGTATTCCACTGACCCTGaataatgttttattctttccaaatgtttagaaaataattttcttatgTTCAGTTAACTAGTCAGATCACTCGACACAGTGAAGAGCGAGGGGTAATCCTTTACTAAGCCAATGTTTTGACCTGATTGGGCTTTGCAGTGAGATTCTGTGCTTGGCAGGAAATTGTAATAGggatttttttaagaatttttatGCATGTTGTGAATCCTTGTCAGCCAGACAGTGGCAAGAAATTTCCTTCTTGAGAAAGCCCTTagagtgttcaagaaacatttagatgttgtactaagggacatggtttagtggggaaataggTGTGATAGGTGTATgattgaactggatgatctcagaggtcttttccaaccttggtgattctatgattctgttctatGGTTCTTTTCGGATGTTCTGTATATACATGATTTCACAAGGTTGGTTGTCAGCTGAAGAGCCAGATCTGACAATCATGGCTAGCTATGTAGAACGGAAGAATTTCCATGTcagttgggatttttttcttgatactGGATACTCATCTGTCTTCTGGCAAGGTAAGCACCATTATTATAAAAATCtagaaaactgtaaaattaaGTTCCACATATCTGAAGATACTCTGAGGAATATGGATAATACTGTATGTCTTCCAAAGAACTACCCCCCTTCAAATCAATGAGTCTTCCATGCTTAGGCACTTATTCTCCTGTGGAAAGGGTTTTACTTGTTCTTTAATCCCTCTTTAGGTAACTTGAAGTTATTTTCCTTGTCTTTATGACAAAAATGTACTTTCCCCGCAACCTGTgcatatgacattttccattttattcccATTCACTTTCATGCACAAGAGATATTGGACCAAGGCAAAATTGTCTATTGCTCTGAGTCACTGTGCAACTGTACATCCTTTTATTTATCTGCAGTCAAGCTTCATAGCTCAAAGGCACAAGTGTAgatcttttgtttaaaaaaaacaggtttGGCCACAATGAGTATAGGCAGTGATTTCCTGGccaataaaaagaaagaggcaGTTGATATGAAGAGTGTTGAAATAAAATTGGCAACGTACTTTACTGTTTCATAAGCAGTAATGGTATAATTTGCAACTCTTTTGTTACTAACCACGTGCAGGCAGAAAGTCACTGTTTATATGGGCAAGGATAATTCTTCACAAAGAGCAGTGCATCCATCATTGAAGAGAATTCTTCAGAAATCAGTAAAGACAAATGCTTTATTGACAGCGAGGCTGCCAACTGTAGTATTCAAGATACCTATAATGCATGTGAATTCTGAAGCTAACATTCTGATATTGAGATAAAGCAccaaaataatagaaaaagcaTCTGTAGTCTTGTGCTCGAACATTAATTAAAATACCACTCAGGAGTGCAGTTTATGGGTTCTTCCTTCCAAAGAGTCTTCAGTCTCTGTGCCCAGGCAGTAAgcatctccttccttttctcctcagaGACATATTCTGGAGCAAAGCAGATGTGAGGCTCAAGGATTTTCACACCACAAAAATGCATGATGCCATGCTAAacccaaaagaaagaaacacctTAGCAGATGGTTAGCTTTTCACTTTCAATTCTAGCATGTGGAATATTGAAATCTAAAACTGTTTCTATGACCCTATGTGAGACAGGTTTTCTAAGCCAGTGCCTTTAtcaggaaaagggaaattaaTTGTGGGCATTTAATATTGATCTTGGCAGTTGGTTAGTGTTGAAGGGCAGGCATTAAGCAGAATGGCATACACTGCACTGAATATGGTCAGCTTCACTGATCCTGGTCTGTGGAATTTGTCAGCTCAACTTGCCATTTCTCTGTGCATGTCTGAATTCACAGCTGCATTCAGCATTCTTTATGTTGATGCAAGATATGCAGCTGGGTAGCCTCATAAGGGCACACAGCCAGTATTCAAAATGGTTAGACCAAAGAATCTCTAGAGAAATTAATACATACTGATTATGTTATATCAAGAAGTAGCTGGCTCAATTTGCCTTACCACCTTAATTACTCAAAGCACTTTTTCTACCTCTGACAAAAGAGCAGCAATAAGAAAAGACATGCCAGGATAACTTGAGTGCCCTCCTGTCCCCCATCCTACATGACTCAGGTAGGTATgggaaaaagaaactgcatgCTAGAGCTAAAGGAAATCCTATTACGCCAGAGAAGCTAAGAGACAAACACAGGCTTTCTTCAAAGAATGTACAAGACAACTTTAAAACTCTCTGGACTTTCAAAGCAGTTGCAGGATTATAGGGCCTAGCTTGCAGATGGTTGGAATTAGCAAAggagttatttctttttataatatACAATAAATTTTATGTAAAACTAACATCAATatgaatgagagaaaaaattgAATAGTAAAAATTCAGGCAAATGAGTAACAACAACAATAGATTTCATTTATTATACCTGCATGGGCCACAGGATATAGCGGATATCACCACTCATACTTCCTTTTGCATACATCTCTTCAGTTCCTCCAGTAGTGAAAGAAAACATAGCTAACTTGttctagaattaaaaaaacaaaacaacacagtgCTTAAGTTAGGCATGTTTAAAGAAGAGTTGCTGAACAGTTTAAGAGAGATTCAGGGAAACCTGGACATCATTAATTTCTAGGGGTGTCCTGTTTGAATTCAGGTGTAGCAGCAGCCCAGAGTCACAGGCTGAGCATGTGCAGCTAGATGATGGACTGTGCATCAGGGTTTTAGGCAGAGACACAtcataaagaaaaggaattacGTATACTGACACCCTTTTATGAAACAGGGCTGACCCTCGCTTTCTCTGATTAAATGTTTGGAAAATTGTGGCTGGAAAACACTCTGTTACTGAGAGTATCTTCATTCTCTTCTCTCATGAACACAAAAATTGAATGCTACAGTCTTCATTCAGACTTGGGATTGCTTGTCGCTTTTCAAGCTATAACTggttttccaaatatttctcAGGTGTTCTAAAACCCCTGTGTTTCTTCTGATTCAATAACTGTGGTATTGGCCACAGGCCTGTACCCAGCATGTGTTCTCTCTGTCTTAgtaattaaaattacatttttcctgGCATGACTCAGTGCAGTATCTCAGCTTCCTTGTCTGTTATCAGCTTGCAGCTATGATGATCGCAGTTTACTCTTATTCATCTCAGTGGGGCAGCTATTTCTCAAATGTAAACCAGCTGAAATATTTGGAATagtgaaaatcagaaatgatATAGATGACAGTGCACAGAAGGATTGTTTGGAAGAATAAAGATATTGACCTGCTATAGCCCAAATTAGTCTGAGCTGGTATGAATATCTCTAAGTAGCAACGAAAAATGACTGCTACAGCTGGAATTTGGAAGCATGGAACTTACGTCTTCCCCCCCTTGACTCtaaaatgattctttttttttttttgccttttgcaATGTATTGAAGAGGATTGATGTCTGGATTATGTTTTGGAGGAAGCTGAGGGAATGAGGCCCAGTAATGGACTAGAATGCAGTTTTTGTAATTCCTTGTACTTAACAAGCAACTATTGAGAGCTGCTCGAGGTCCCTTTGGACTGACAAGTACCTCAGTGTCAAAGACCTGAACTAATGTATtaaggttgctccaaaagtaacgccttctatttattttcagagaaactacaacagatacaaaaagtaTATAACCACCatctgacatcatgggccaacataataaattaggaggcattacttttggagtagccctCATAAATAACTGCAGTGCTGAAGGCCTGAATAAAGCCAGAGGCTTCTAAAAACAAGTAATTCCTCCACAGAATGGAGGACAGCTGAAAGTATAATGGAacaggtcacttccaacccaagccatgctATTCTATGAAAAGACCATTACCTAAAGCGCACTGCAAAAATTTTGAACTTAATAAAACAGTCTCAGAAACATACCTGGAGCAAACCGGAGTCATAACAGTTTGGAAAATCATGGGCAAATCCTTGGACCAAGACTCTGTCCATCCAGCCTTTCATGATTGCTGGCATGCTGAACCAGTACAAGGGAAACTAGGCAAAAAATGAATGACCTTGTTAGTGCAGAGAGCATAGGGCGTCCCTAGGCCTGGTCTGTAGGCAATCTCTTGTTTTTCTAATCTGTTCAGATCTTGTACACATCTTTGAGGACGGAGAGGCAGTAACTATGCTTGGCAAAAATAACTGAAGTGCTCTCTGTTTGTAGTAATCATACATAGCTAAGCAGCTGTAGTGCGTTAATACCATGGTGAATGTCAGAACATCCACATGAATGGAAGTTGGAAAATGGTAGAGctggaaaatgtcattttttcaaACTCAAGACCatacaaaatgcaaaagaaatgtaGAAGCTAATGGTTATTGTTGCCAAAATGGTCACAGGGAGACCTATTACCAGGACATCTCGTGAGCAGTTCTGATCTGACATTTGTTAACGCCATGATGTTTTAAGACACTGTCTTGCAGCCCACTGACATGATGATCTTGAACCACtattttgagaagaaaacttCCTCTCTAACAGGagatctccttttttttttttccccccctcttttcttattattatattttttctgcacCAGAATGTGCTCAACTCCTAGTATTTTACAGACAAAGTAGAAAGCAACCTCTTCCATCAGAGGATGTTCTGATACTTATCTgagaaacaatattttgaaaatgatgaaaacGTGCATTGAAATACTTGCTCAGGATGCAGTCATATCCTAAATTTCACCAGGAACAGGACAGCTGAATATATGCAAGCTGTAGCTAGGCCAACAGTTTGATTACGAATTTGGTCACAATATTTTCCTGAATATCAGCACTCTGTAGGCCAGTACATTGTGTACTTTATCCTTGCTACTGACTGCATTTGCACAAATATGTGACGTTTCACTCTCTACACTGCTGACGCTGCTGTTTCATTTAGGACCTGCTCTGTACCCAGGCATCTGTCTCCCATAGGGAATGCTTTTTTCCACTTTGTGGGGCTAGTGTTGCTTCCTGTGATATTTCTGGGCCTTGTGCACGCCAAAGGCAGGACTACTGCAGAAGAGAGCAGAGATGAGTTGTAAAAGTCAGCTAGCAAGTCCAGACATTGCTTGTCCAACTCAGCATTGAAAGAGGGCAGTACAGTTGGGGAAGTCAGAACTCCCCAAGCTTGCTGGCTGCCCCAAACTCCTTGCCCATAAAAGAAGCCATGCCCAGCTTCCTGCTGCCTGATAACCATGGTCAGGTACATCATTGCGAATATACAACATTACATTTGGCCTTGTTGCAGCAAGTTTCTGGATTTGCTGTTATAACTACTCCAATAATTGTACTCCTGATCTGTGCTTGTTCCTGTGCCATTATTTAGAGATGAAACCTTTGTCCTTACAGCTGATGGTTTGGTGTCTGCTACAGTTTCCCAAACTTGAAACTGCTTACTCGCATTTAAACCCTTATGTTCCTGTACATAAatctgtgtttgctttgcttgtgctcCAAGATGTGAGTATAGTATTGGGCTGCATGATAATAAGGCACTGTTCTCATACTGAGAATTATAGCATTATTTGCACTCAGTACTTGATAGTCTGAGTGGACCCATGCAATGGTTTCAGAGTACAGTGGCATAAGAAGCAGTCTTCACAAAAGTATTCTAATTGCACTGTTTTTGAATGTTAGTTTCTAAGTGAAGTGCAGATGTGAATTTTACTTGGCTGTTTTCAAGATCTGATTTCAGATGCCTTCCTATTTGCTAAAAATGTCAGTGTGGAGCCATTATTTGTGTGAAAAATTCCTACTGTGCTAGCACCAGTAATACACTCGATCTGgtatttttgatgttttctgaaatatacACCATATCAGAAAAACCTGACACCTTGAAATTGCTATGCTGGGTACAAACCATTTTATGTTGATTGCTGAACTGCTGCCTGTTTTCACTCTGGCTAAAATCAATGTACCTAATGAAATCTGTAATCTTCTCACTTACTACTCCTTTGAGGCTGTTCAGCCCTGTACATTACAACGGAagtattttaatgcaatttaaaataatgacCTGAAAAATCAGTAAGTCTGCTTCCTGCACCTTCTTTTGCTCTTCCATCAAATCGTTGGACAAACATCCTTTCTTGTAAGCTTCTGTCATCTCCACTGCATAATTGAACTCGTTTGAGTTGTGCAAGCAACCTGTGGAGAGAAGGGCATAGTCATTGCTTACTCCATCCACGGCACTGTAGCCAAATAAGAATCAAACAGTTCTAAAACGAGTTActgcttgccttttttttcccacttacatttttttcatggcTATTCAGTATCATCACAGCTGATAGATGATGACCTGACTGCAAAGTGGGGAGTAATGTGTGACCTCAGAGTACTGAAACTTTCACCTTTCTGAAGTAACGTGTGATGTGCAAAAAGATCTAATCTGGTGATGCAGGTGGATGATTTAAGAAGATGTATATGAGAATTTTGCTAATTGTTCTGCCTCTGCATTAGAGATTACTGAAACTGCAGTCACAACACTATGTAGCTGCTCTTCAGTTTCTGTGGCAACTCAGCAGAGGCTGGGTGGTTCCCCAGTATCCGCTGGCTGTGCTGGCTCCCTCATGATTCAAGTATATCCAAATCAAACTATGCATCCATTCCTGCTGATTGAATTAGCAGTTCATCAGTCTTCAGCAAAAGGACTGGTTAAAAGTATAGGAAGGTGGAAGTATTAACCTCATAAACTGAACTAAGTTGTACAAGGATATCTGAAGGCATTTCTCACCCAAGAGAAATGGACTTCAGATGAGAGGTTGATTCTGAACAAGTGCAATGCATTTTTGTCTCTCAGTAATCTCACTGTGAGCCAAGGGTCATGCCCAGGAGTAGACTTTTAGAAATGCCTAAGTCTTGTAGTCTCACTGTCGGTAAGCATCTCCTTTATTTGCCAGTATTCACCTCAGACCTGTGATGTTTCTTTTTGATTCTTGCTCTAAAGAAAGACTGTCAGTTCTCATAgatggtgttttatttttcttgactaGAAAAATTACTATGGCTAAATGCTATTAAATAGTTGTGGGATGCCAAAATGACTCTCA
The DNA window shown above is from Meleagris gallopavo isolate NT-WF06-2002-E0010 breed Aviagen turkey brand Nicholas breeding stock chromosome 3, Turkey_5.1, whole genome shotgun sequence and carries:
- the NQO2 gene encoding ribosyldihydronicotinamide dehydrogenase [quinone], whose amino-acid sequence is MAGRKVLIVYAHQEPNSFNGSLKTVAVEELSKQGCSVTVSDLYAMQFEPRATRNDIVGCLHNSNEFNYAVEMTEAYKKGCLSNDLMEEQKKVQEADLLIFQFPLYWFSMPAIMKGWMDRVLVQGFAHDFPNCYDSGLLQNKLAMFSFTTGGTEEMYAKGSMSGDIRYILWPMQHGIMHFCGVKILEPHICFAPEYVSEEKRKEMLTAWAQRLKTLWKEEPINCTPEWYFN